From Micromonospora rifamycinica, a single genomic window includes:
- a CDS encoding NADPH-dependent F420 reductase, giving the protein MKIGIIGSGHIGGTLTRRLRSLGHDVTVTNSRGPASLTDLAQETGAVAGTLEQAVQDAELVVVAVPLLVVPELPAPLFDGKIVVDADNYYPQRDGDIAELLDRSLTSSRWTADHLKGARVVKTFNNIQAAHLMDRGRPAGAGDRIALPVAGDDAEAKQLVMQLVDALGFDPVDAGTLDESWRQQPDTPVYGTDRDAEGVRQGLAEARP; this is encoded by the coding sequence ATGAAGATCGGAATCATCGGCTCGGGGCACATCGGCGGCACCCTCACCCGGCGGCTGCGGTCCCTCGGGCACGACGTCACCGTCACGAACTCGCGGGGGCCGGCCAGCCTGACCGACCTTGCCCAGGAGACCGGGGCGGTCGCCGGCACCCTGGAGCAGGCCGTCCAGGACGCGGAGCTGGTCGTGGTGGCGGTCCCGCTGCTCGTGGTGCCCGAGCTGCCGGCCCCGCTCTTCGACGGCAAGATCGTCGTGGACGCCGACAACTACTACCCGCAGCGCGACGGCGACATCGCCGAGCTGCTCGACCGCAGCCTCACCTCCAGCCGGTGGACCGCCGACCACCTCAAGGGTGCCCGGGTGGTGAAGACCTTCAACAACATCCAGGCCGCGCACCTGATGGACCGGGGGCGACCCGCCGGTGCCGGGGACCGGATCGCGTTGCCGGTGGCGGGTGACGATGCCGAGGCCAAGCAGCTGGTCATGCAGCTCGTCGACGCGCTGGGCTTCGACCCGGTGGACGCGGGCACCCTCGACGAGAGCTGGCGGCAGCAGCCCGACACCCCCGTCTACGGCACCGACCGGGACGCCGAGGGGGTCCGTCAGGGACTCGCCGAGGCCCGCCCCTGA
- a CDS encoding VanW family protein: MAVTLYGDNQVSDDRPTVQVTAVSWPGEEEPTTAGGAAGSPRPAGGRPWWRRGRVLLAGGVTAAVLAGMVGTGAWAYAGDVPRGTSVLGTELGGRSRTEAAKELRAELEKRAGALNAPLTVLVGENRAEINPSDVGLAVDVDATVAAATSAQAHPVDRLFGSRSVEPVVTVDAAKLDAALRTVLGSQGRDMTMPAIIFTGTTPKPVYPKPSLTLDAEQSARVVRAGWLAGQPVTVPVVEKNPATTREEVDRMVAELAKPAVAAPVTITSSKGSVSVPPAAIARALRFSADDEGKLTPKIDVKRLRTALGSKLAAIESTPKDAGLTISGGKPKVVPGRAGQQLDSAALGRDLLAVLPKADGRTVTGELKAAEPELTEAKLAELGIKERVSTFSTKFPGGLSSPRSQNIIQAAKDVDGTIVQPGETFSLNAHTGERGYAQGYKDAPVIVGGKLVPGVGGGVSQFTTTLFNASYYAGLQDVEHKPHSFYFSRYPAVIESTIFWPDLDFKFRNNTPHGVLIDTAYTSDTITVSMWSTKIYDSVKTEYGPRRNITTPKTVHLEPGPTCIAAAGSNGFSQDAYRVIKKDGKVVKREKFSWTYDPEPNFVCGPKPS; the protein is encoded by the coding sequence GTGGCTGTGACGCTGTACGGCGACAACCAGGTCTCCGACGACCGCCCCACGGTGCAGGTCACCGCGGTGAGCTGGCCGGGCGAGGAGGAGCCCACCACGGCCGGCGGGGCCGCGGGCTCGCCCCGCCCGGCAGGCGGCAGGCCGTGGTGGCGACGCGGGCGGGTGCTGCTCGCCGGTGGGGTGACCGCCGCGGTGCTGGCCGGGATGGTCGGCACGGGCGCCTGGGCGTACGCCGGGGACGTCCCCCGCGGCACCAGCGTGCTCGGCACCGAGCTGGGGGGTCGCAGCCGCACCGAGGCGGCAAAGGAGCTCCGGGCCGAGCTGGAGAAGCGGGCCGGTGCGTTGAACGCCCCGCTGACCGTGCTGGTGGGCGAGAACCGGGCGGAGATCAACCCCTCCGACGTCGGCCTGGCCGTGGACGTGGACGCCACCGTCGCCGCCGCCACCTCCGCGCAGGCGCACCCGGTGGACCGGCTGTTCGGCTCCCGGTCGGTCGAGCCGGTGGTGACCGTGGACGCCGCCAAGCTGGACGCGGCGCTACGGACGGTCCTCGGCAGCCAGGGTCGGGACATGACGATGCCGGCGATCATCTTCACCGGCACCACCCCGAAACCGGTCTACCCGAAGCCGAGCCTGACGCTGGACGCGGAGCAGTCCGCCCGGGTGGTCCGCGCGGGTTGGCTGGCCGGGCAGCCGGTGACCGTGCCGGTGGTGGAGAAGAACCCCGCGACCACCCGGGAGGAGGTGGACCGGATGGTCGCCGAGCTGGCGAAGCCGGCTGTCGCCGCTCCGGTCACGATCACCTCCAGCAAGGGGTCGGTCAGCGTCCCGCCGGCGGCGATCGCCCGCGCGCTGCGCTTCTCGGCCGACGACGAGGGGAAGCTGACCCCGAAGATCGACGTGAAGCGGCTCCGGACGGCGCTCGGCAGCAAGCTGGCCGCGATCGAGTCCACGCCGAAGGACGCCGGCCTGACCATCTCCGGTGGCAAGCCGAAGGTGGTGCCGGGCCGGGCCGGGCAGCAGCTCGACTCGGCGGCCCTCGGCCGGGACCTGCTCGCGGTGCTGCCGAAGGCGGACGGCCGGACGGTCACCGGGGAGCTGAAGGCGGCCGAGCCGGAGCTGACCGAGGCGAAGCTCGCCGAGTTGGGCATCAAGGAACGGGTCTCCACCTTCTCCACCAAGTTCCCCGGCGGCCTCTCCTCGCCGCGCAGCCAGAACATCATCCAGGCCGCTAAGGACGTGGACGGCACGATCGTGCAGCCGGGGGAGACCTTCTCGCTCAACGCGCACACCGGTGAGCGCGGCTACGCCCAGGGCTACAAGGACGCCCCGGTGATCGTCGGCGGCAAGCTGGTCCCCGGGGTCGGCGGCGGCGTCTCGCAGTTCACCACCACGCTCTTCAACGCCAGCTACTACGCCGGTCTCCAGGACGTCGAGCACAAGCCGCACTCGTTCTACTTCAGCCGCTACCCGGCGGTGATCGAGTCGACCATCTTCTGGCCGGACCTGGACTTCAAGTTCCGTAACAACACCCCGCACGGGGTGCTGATCGACACCGCGTACACCTCGGACACGATCACCGTGTCGATGTGGAGCACGAAGATCTACGACAGCGTCAAGACCGAGTACGGCCCACGCCGTAACATCACCACGCCGAAGACGGTCCACCTGGAGCCCGGCCCGACGTGTATCGCCGCCGCCGGCAGCAACGGTTTCAGCCAGGACGCCTACCGGGTCATCAAGAAGGACGGCAAGGTCGTCAAGCGGGAGAAGTTCAGCTGGACCTACGACCCGGAACCGAACTTCGTCTGCGGTCCCAAACCCTCCTGA
- a CDS encoding fibronectin type III domain-containing protein, whose protein sequence is MLTRRWQAAITAVLIMLGLAYQAEPARAAVTTLTAAQLNTAFNAYGDAGNHWTGADGTTSVALPDGRVIWLFSDTFLGTVNTDGSRPANSPMINNSAIVQSGTSLGATLTGGSAVAPTALVVPAQSGEFFWVGDAVVESGELRVIYNRYRRSGTGVLDFTLTGVSLARFALPALTLTAVTDLPVGSDVNWGAAITPDGAYTYIYGTSTAPGRMKFGHVARVSTGALDGPWQFWTGTTWSADRTTVARLLSGVGTSYSVQKVGSEYVLVTHENNLLFDPQIVAYRATSPTGPWTGPVPLYQAPEITAGGKKIVYDARLHPELATTGKLLISYNVNSLEFADTFADARLYRPRFVDVSWPPPSPGTGLPAAPTGLTVTGQDDHADLTWAAASGVTSYRVYQRDVTGGQTHFARHATTATTTSRRAGLLIPGHRYEFKVAGVNSAGEGPTGATVSVTPQSSVPVADAVRGANRADSVPGSYLVRLKEGAAQPERVASYAAQLVAQAGGTLGPVLPRTLRGFGATLTQAQAVNLAAHPDVLDVEQNATYRVSGEQANPYWHLDRIDQREATPDKRYVYPNDGAVRAYVVDSGIRATHEEFGGRVDTGFNAFDGSTSTPDCGKGHGTAVASLLGGTDYGAAKAAGLVPVKVFNCTTTGETVSDTLTVVRGIDWAMGDAEGRLPAVMNLSLTSGADRPYADSLDHATRAAAGSGIVVVAAAGNQGGDACDYSPARTGKDSAVITVGASDMDDSRLSTSQVTSNLGQCVNLFAPGADIVGAGIGDDLDVSYNFGTSMAAPLVAGAAAMLLHAHPDYGPADVKTALTRAATVGKLSNIGTSPNLLLYVERPPTVAPADLTATARDDGTIALDWAPVADQNLHYLVSQRDVTAGEPAATRWPSPVFDATDAVARNLIEGHRYEFTVAAANSAGTGPESNVAAATTHLAVPAAPTGLAASPQADGSISLTWNSLGTDVSYWVHQRDVTTGETDFTRLDLPVTDCCTHTAGYLLHGHQYEFKVSGLNAGGEGPTSTPVRATSTYPKPAPPTGLTAAPGAAQVVLNWTASTTPNVWYLVRQRDVTAGETDFTTLELPVTTCCTFTAGLLANGHTYEFTVTTTGQGGESTPSNLATAKPMPPLPPQVTGLTATPRSDGGITLTWAAPAGDDFFYDVYQRDVSAGQGFSKLPLPITTCCTMTAGLLVHQHVYEFKVAATNAAGVGPQSTVAGATSRYTVPGAPANLRGTTGGNGTVDLDWDAPGPASNLYWIYRRDVTAGEAFVKLPYPTEDTHASIGLLVHNHVYEFRVAAENQGGQGSNSNTVQVTARGGLPGAPSGLTAGAGDGKVTLSWTASATSGVSYQVYQRDRTQGQSWQKLPLPVTGTSLTANYLVNGHTYEFKVAASNVSGDSVASNVASARPMPPTPQAPTGLTATAGDAKVTLRWTASPTANVSYWIESRASGGNWTTLPVAVGCCAYTVNLLFNGTTYEFRVRATNLSGDSTASNVASARPMPPTPQAPTGLTATAGDAKVTLRWTASPTANVSYWIESRASGGNWTRLPVAVGCCAYTVNLLFNGTTYEFRVRATNLSGDSPASSVVSARPWPPLPQAPTTLKATVGQNSVLLTWLASPSPRVTYRVYMRNVTRGAGWGTEAAYLTGTSAHVPMLTGGNRYEFKVVAENVAGQSAATNTVSVRVHHVFATVTCTDYYVPIKDVPVGWTSVKSSALGVAGGENQRIRVQLRVWKNDVLWTWSDYWVTTGSDGSWGVPVNEHESNGVADYDLFASVYGPNGEDWGRASDSDHCDGGRG, encoded by the coding sequence ATGCTCACAAGACGCTGGCAGGCGGCGATCACAGCGGTACTGATCATGCTCGGTCTGGCCTATCAGGCCGAGCCGGCCCGAGCGGCGGTCACGACCTTGACAGCGGCACAACTCAACACGGCGTTCAACGCCTACGGAGATGCCGGCAACCACTGGACCGGCGCCGACGGCACCACCTCGGTGGCCCTGCCGGACGGCCGGGTGATCTGGCTCTTCTCCGACACCTTCCTCGGTACGGTCAACACCGACGGCAGCCGTCCCGCCAACTCTCCGATGATCAACAATTCGGCGATCGTGCAGAGCGGCACCTCGCTCGGCGCGACCCTGACCGGCGGCAGCGCGGTCGCACCCACCGCGCTGGTCGTACCGGCACAGTCCGGAGAGTTCTTCTGGGTGGGGGACGCGGTCGTCGAGTCCGGCGAACTGCGGGTCATCTACAACCGCTACCGGCGCAGCGGCACCGGCGTCCTCGACTTCACCCTGACCGGGGTGTCGCTGGCCAGGTTCGCCCTCCCCGCCCTCACCCTGACCGCGGTGACCGACCTGCCGGTCGGCTCGGACGTCAACTGGGGCGCGGCGATCACGCCGGACGGGGCGTACACCTACATCTACGGCACCTCGACCGCCCCCGGGCGAATGAAGTTCGGCCATGTCGCCCGGGTCAGCACCGGGGCGCTCGACGGCCCCTGGCAGTTCTGGACCGGCACCACCTGGTCGGCGGACCGCACCACCGTCGCGCGGCTGCTCAGCGGGGTCGGCACCAGCTACTCGGTGCAGAAGGTGGGCAGTGAGTACGTCCTGGTCACCCACGAGAACAACCTGCTCTTCGACCCGCAGATCGTGGCCTACCGGGCCACCTCACCGACCGGTCCGTGGACCGGGCCGGTCCCGCTGTACCAGGCGCCGGAGATCACCGCCGGCGGGAAGAAGATCGTCTACGACGCGCGGCTGCACCCCGAACTCGCGACCACCGGCAAGCTGCTGATCTCGTACAACGTCAACAGCCTGGAGTTCGCGGACACGTTCGCCGACGCGCGGCTCTACCGGCCCCGGTTCGTGGACGTCAGTTGGCCACCGCCGTCGCCCGGCACCGGGCTGCCGGCCGCACCGACCGGTCTCACCGTCACCGGGCAGGACGACCACGCCGACCTGACCTGGGCGGCGGCCAGCGGAGTGACCTCCTACCGGGTCTACCAGCGGGACGTGACCGGCGGTCAGACCCACTTCGCCCGGCATGCGACCACCGCGACCACCACCAGCCGCCGCGCCGGACTGCTCATTCCCGGGCACCGTTACGAGTTCAAGGTGGCCGGAGTCAACAGCGCGGGTGAAGGACCGACCGGTGCGACCGTCTCGGTCACCCCGCAGAGCAGCGTGCCGGTGGCCGACGCGGTCCGGGGCGCCAACCGGGCCGACTCCGTCCCGGGCAGCTACCTGGTCCGGCTCAAGGAGGGCGCCGCCCAGCCGGAACGGGTGGCCAGCTACGCCGCGCAACTCGTCGCGCAGGCCGGCGGCACCCTGGGGCCGGTGCTGCCCCGGACGCTGCGTGGCTTCGGTGCGACGCTGACCCAGGCCCAGGCGGTGAACCTGGCCGCCCATCCGGACGTGCTGGACGTCGAGCAGAACGCCACCTACCGGGTCAGTGGCGAACAGGCCAATCCCTACTGGCACCTGGACCGGATCGACCAGCGGGAGGCGACTCCGGACAAGAGGTACGTCTATCCGAATGACGGAGCGGTGCGGGCGTACGTGGTGGACTCCGGGATCCGGGCGACCCACGAGGAGTTCGGCGGCCGGGTGGACACCGGCTTCAACGCCTTCGACGGAAGCACCAGTACGCCGGACTGCGGTAAAGGGCACGGGACGGCGGTGGCCAGTCTGCTCGGCGGAACCGACTACGGTGCGGCCAAGGCGGCAGGGCTGGTGCCGGTCAAGGTCTTCAACTGCACCACCACCGGTGAGACCGTTTCCGACACCCTCACCGTCGTGCGGGGGATCGACTGGGCGATGGGGGACGCCGAAGGCCGCCTGCCGGCGGTGATGAACCTCAGCCTCACCAGTGGTGCCGACCGGCCCTACGCGGACAGTCTCGACCACGCCACCCGGGCGGCGGCGGGCTCCGGCATCGTGGTCGTCGCCGCAGCAGGTAACCAGGGCGGAGACGCCTGCGACTACTCCCCGGCCCGGACCGGGAAGGACTCGGCGGTCATCACCGTCGGCGCCAGCGACATGGACGACTCCCGGCTCTCCACCAGCCAGGTGACCAGCAACCTCGGGCAGTGCGTCAACCTCTTCGCTCCGGGGGCGGACATCGTGGGAGCCGGGATCGGCGACGACCTGGACGTCTCGTACAACTTCGGCACCTCGATGGCGGCGCCCCTGGTCGCCGGTGCCGCCGCGATGCTGCTCCACGCCCACCCCGACTACGGTCCGGCCGACGTGAAGACGGCCCTGACCCGGGCGGCAACCGTCGGCAAGCTGTCCAATATCGGCACCTCACCGAACCTGTTGCTCTATGTGGAACGGCCGCCGACGGTCGCGCCGGCCGACCTCACCGCCACCGCCCGCGACGATGGCACCATCGCCCTGGACTGGGCACCGGTCGCCGACCAGAATCTGCACTACCTGGTCTCCCAGCGTGATGTCACCGCCGGGGAACCCGCCGCCACCCGCTGGCCGTCACCGGTCTTCGACGCCACCGACGCCGTCGCCCGCAACCTGATCGAGGGGCACCGGTACGAGTTCACCGTGGCGGCGGCGAACAGCGCCGGCACCGGGCCGGAGTCGAACGTCGCCGCCGCGACCACCCATCTGGCGGTGCCGGCGGCACCCACCGGCCTGGCGGCGTCCCCACAGGCCGACGGCTCGATCAGCCTGACCTGGAACTCTCTCGGCACCGACGTCTCGTACTGGGTCCACCAGCGGGACGTGACCACCGGCGAGACCGATTTCACCCGGCTCGACCTGCCGGTCACCGACTGCTGCACCCACACCGCCGGGTACCTCCTGCACGGGCACCAGTACGAGTTCAAGGTCAGTGGGCTCAACGCGGGCGGGGAGGGGCCGACCTCGACCCCGGTACGCGCGACCTCGACCTATCCGAAGCCGGCCCCACCGACCGGGCTGACCGCGGCCCCCGGTGCCGCCCAGGTGGTGCTGAACTGGACGGCGAGCACCACACCCAACGTCTGGTACCTGGTCAGACAGCGGGACGTCACCGCCGGGGAGACCGACTTCACCACCCTGGAGCTGCCGGTCACCACCTGCTGCACGTTCACCGCCGGCCTGCTGGCCAACGGGCACACCTACGAATTCACGGTGACCACGACCGGCCAGGGCGGGGAGTCGACACCGTCCAACCTGGCAACCGCCAAGCCGATGCCACCCCTGCCCCCTCAGGTCACCGGTCTGACCGCGACGCCCCGGTCCGACGGCGGGATCACCCTCACCTGGGCCGCACCGGCCGGCGACGACTTCTTCTACGACGTCTACCAGCGGGACGTCAGCGCCGGACAGGGCTTCAGCAAACTGCCGCTGCCGATTACGACCTGCTGCACGATGACCGCCGGCCTGCTGGTCCACCAGCACGTGTACGAGTTCAAGGTGGCGGCCACCAACGCGGCCGGCGTCGGGCCGCAGTCGACGGTGGCCGGCGCCACCTCCCGCTACACCGTGCCGGGCGCTCCGGCGAACCTGCGCGGGACCACCGGCGGGAACGGCACCGTCGATCTCGACTGGGACGCGCCGGGACCGGCGAGCAACCTCTACTGGATCTACCGGCGGGATGTCACGGCGGGGGAGGCGTTCGTCAAGCTGCCGTACCCGACCGAGGACACCCACGCCTCCATCGGTCTGCTGGTGCACAACCACGTGTACGAGTTCAGGGTGGCGGCGGAGAACCAGGGCGGCCAGGGGTCGAACTCGAACACGGTGCAGGTGACGGCCAGGGGCGGGCTGCCGGGTGCGCCGAGCGGATTGACCGCCGGCGCGGGGGACGGGAAGGTGACCCTGAGCTGGACAGCCAGCGCGACGTCCGGGGTCAGCTATCAGGTCTACCAACGGGACAGGACGCAGGGGCAGTCCTGGCAGAAGCTGCCGCTGCCGGTGACGGGCACCTCGTTGACGGCAAACTATCTGGTCAACGGGCACACCTACGAATTCAAGGTCGCCGCCTCGAACGTGTCGGGGGACAGCGTCGCCTCGAACGTGGCGAGTGCGCGGCCGATGCCGCCGACGCCGCAGGCGCCGACGGGTCTCACGGCGACGGCTGGCGATGCGAAGGTGACCCTGCGGTGGACGGCGAGTCCGACGGCGAACGTGTCGTACTGGATCGAGTCGCGGGCCAGCGGGGGTAACTGGACGACGCTGCCGGTGGCGGTGGGGTGTTGTGCGTACACGGTGAACCTGTTGTTCAACGGCACGACGTACGAGTTCCGGGTGCGGGCGACGAACCTCAGCGGCGACTCGACGGCCTCGAATGTGGCGAGTGCGCGGCCGATGCCGCCGACGCCGCAGGCGCCGACGGGTCTCACGGCGACGGCTGGCGATGCGAAGGTGACCCTGCGGTGGACGGCGAGTCCGACGGCGAACGTGTCGTACTGGATCGAGTCGCGGGCCAGCGGGGGTAACTGGACGAGACTGCCGGTGGCGGTGGGGTGTTGTGCGTACACGGTGAACCTGTTGTTCAACGGCACGACGTACGAGTTCCGGGTGCGGGCGACGAACCTCAGCGGCGACTCACCGGCCTCCAGCGTGGTGAGTGCGCGGCCGTGGCCGCCGCTCCCACAGGCCCCGACCACCCTGAAGGCCACGGTGGGGCAGAACTCGGTCCTCCTGACCTGGCTGGCCAGTCCGTCGCCGCGGGTCACCTACCGGGTGTACATGCGTAACGTCACCCGGGGCGCGGGATGGGGCACCGAAGCCGCCTACCTGACCGGCACCTCGGCCCACGTGCCGATGCTGACCGGCGGGAACCGGTACGAGTTCAAGGTCGTGGCGGAGAACGTCGCCGGCCAGAGCGCGGCCACCAACACCGTCAGTGTCCGCGTACACCATGTCTTCGCCACGGTCACCTGCACGGACTACTACGTCCCGATCAAGGATGTCCCGGTCGGCTGGACGTCGGTGAAGTCCAGTGCGCTCGGTGTGGCGGGCGGGGAGAACCAGCGGATCAGGGTGCAGCTGCGGGTCTGGAAGAACGATGTGCTGTGGACCTGGTCGGACTACTGGGTGACGACCGGGAGCGACGGATCCTGGGGTGTGCCGGTGAACGAGCACGAGAGTAACGGGGTCGCCGACTACGACCTCTTCGCCAGCGTCTACGGCCCGAACGGTGAGGACTGGGGCCGTGCCAGCGACTCCGACCATTGCGACGGGGGACGCGGCTAG
- a CDS encoding DUF6230 family protein: MMVPATAVAGAIVFGMSNGAIAASFAVSGQTFKVGATKLEGTGFKQYGGFVKEKDGTAHPVAVSEITNAKLYDLCQSVKVPDMPIVLTINAGGDGKPATAEGLLIDMDSLGGDAEFTNIKIGRDATDLNAGATPKSFGQSADKVVIKDLEQVARSTSAGVFTLNGLKLKINVGAAAKECF; this comes from the coding sequence ATGATGGTGCCGGCCACCGCGGTGGCCGGGGCGATCGTCTTCGGCATGTCCAACGGCGCGATCGCCGCGTCGTTCGCCGTCTCCGGACAGACCTTCAAGGTCGGTGCCACCAAGCTGGAGGGCACCGGCTTCAAGCAGTACGGCGGCTTCGTGAAGGAGAAGGACGGGACCGCGCACCCGGTGGCCGTCTCCGAGATCACCAACGCCAAGCTCTACGACCTCTGCCAGTCGGTGAAGGTGCCGGACATGCCGATCGTGCTCACCATCAACGCCGGTGGCGACGGCAAGCCGGCGACCGCCGAGGGCCTGCTCATCGACATGGACTCGCTCGGCGGTGACGCGGAGTTCACCAACATCAAGATCGGCCGGGACGCCACCGACCTGAACGCCGGGGCCACGCCGAAGTCCTTCGGCCAGAGCGCCGACAAGGTCGTCATCAAGGACCTGGAGCAGGTGGCCCGCTCCACCAGCGCCGGTGTCTTCACCCTCAACGGCCTCAAGTTGAAGATCAACGTAGGGGCCGCCGCCAAGGAGTGCTTCTGA
- a CDS encoding DUF6114 domain-containing protein, translated as MTSAHERPAPQSRIGQAWRAFRRWRRSRPFWGGLLTALAGLEIFATTQMSLGGLTFQMGPTGFLSWLIPVILVTCGMLMWFTPQQRLFYAVIAAVTAVYSLIGVNLGGFFIGLLLGMVGSALGFAWVPARAPASPPAGNGTAADEEAAEAEPLVDELMPPWQEEHTTGPLTDTLPPPRNPLREPVRGDRAGAADTTQILPTVDPGAYRPDHRDPRSYAILLVLTITAMAALLAVRGAQPALAEPACPGPTKTATAPSVRPSVPAGPSPTPSETPDGNLLTDILDGITDLFTGDDDTAPAAASPTPEPSASRAVIGSGVRPGPSVTATATGSTPPSPTASARPGRGTCGKPVPRAAKRVEVGKPLPRIAPEQGQPTVARQPSKLTGTKVTMTGLRFEGIVDLPTADGTLTTLKFSMAKAVTADFTLLADGPAGRHQRYVTDELTVRGDVAFYATRFVGKLLGITITLTPDLPFPDGIPITSPVPITFTDPVIDLAFVESDSLTARPALDLSLS; from the coding sequence GTGACATCCGCCCACGAGCGGCCCGCCCCACAGAGCCGGATCGGCCAGGCCTGGCGTGCCTTCCGCCGGTGGCGGCGGTCGCGGCCGTTCTGGGGCGGCCTCCTCACCGCGCTGGCCGGTCTGGAGATCTTCGCCACCACCCAGATGAGTCTCGGTGGTCTGACCTTCCAGATGGGGCCGACCGGCTTCCTGTCCTGGCTGATCCCGGTCATCCTGGTCACCTGCGGGATGCTGATGTGGTTCACCCCGCAGCAGCGCCTCTTCTACGCTGTCATCGCGGCGGTGACGGCGGTCTATTCGCTGATCGGGGTCAACCTCGGCGGGTTCTTCATCGGGCTGCTCCTGGGCATGGTGGGAAGCGCGCTGGGCTTCGCCTGGGTTCCGGCCCGCGCCCCGGCATCCCCACCCGCCGGGAACGGCACCGCGGCGGACGAGGAAGCGGCCGAGGCGGAGCCCCTCGTCGACGAGCTGATGCCGCCGTGGCAGGAGGAGCACACCACCGGTCCACTGACCGACACGCTGCCCCCACCGCGCAATCCGCTCCGGGAGCCGGTCCGGGGTGACCGGGCGGGAGCCGCCGACACCACGCAGATCCTGCCGACCGTCGACCCGGGTGCCTACCGCCCGGACCATCGGGATCCGCGGTCGTACGCGATCCTGCTGGTGCTGACCATCACCGCCATGGCCGCGCTGCTCGCGGTCCGGGGAGCGCAGCCGGCGCTCGCGGAGCCGGCCTGCCCCGGGCCGACAAAGACCGCGACCGCACCCTCCGTCCGTCCGTCCGTCCCGGCCGGTCCCAGCCCCACGCCGTCCGAGACGCCCGACGGCAACCTGCTCACCGACATCCTCGACGGCATCACCGACCTGTTCACCGGCGACGACGACACCGCGCCGGCGGCGGCGTCCCCCACCCCCGAGCCCAGCGCCAGCAGGGCGGTCATCGGTTCCGGGGTCCGGCCGGGGCCGAGCGTGACCGCAACGGCCACCGGGTCGACCCCACCGTCCCCGACGGCGTCCGCCCGGCCCGGCCGGGGAACCTGCGGGAAGCCGGTGCCGCGCGCGGCCAAGCGGGTCGAGGTCGGCAAGCCCCTGCCGAGGATCGCCCCCGAGCAGGGGCAGCCGACGGTGGCCCGGCAGCCGTCCAAGCTGACCGGCACCAAGGTCACCATGACCGGGCTGCGGTTCGAGGGGATCGTCGACCTGCCGACCGCGGACGGCACGCTGACGACGCTGAAGTTCAGCATGGCCAAGGCGGTCACCGCCGACTTCACGCTGCTCGCCGACGGGCCGGCGGGCCGCCACCAGCGGTACGTCACCGACGAGCTGACGGTACGGGGCGACGTCGCGTTCTACGCCACCCGGTTCGTCGGCAAGCTGCTCGGCATCACGATCACGCTGACTCCGGACCTGCCGTTTCCCGACGGCATCCCGATCACCTCACCGGTCCCGATCACCTTCACCGACCCGGTGATCGACCTGGCCTTCGTCGAGTCCGACTCGCTGACCGCCCGACCCGCACTGGACCTGAGCCTCTCCTGA